From Bacillota bacterium, one genomic window encodes:
- a CDS encoding OFA family MFS transporter produces the protein MGPEASAGWEEARWRQVLLAMEAMLAVSLYEYTFTLFQLPLQKATGAPLAAVDLAYTLYVVVQALAQIPAGAVMDRFGPRPLMQAAALLAGAGWILAGLARSLVQLWLAYGLGSLGPAIVYASAVSVALKWFPEPRLRGLVVGLEAGAFGAGSALFVPPVAALVGAGPAGWRQAFLLFGAFQLVLLLLVARRLRYPPAGWRPETWGEEGEEERRSRRPREVLATRRFYFLWLSFALMAGAGLMVTGNLAAIGRSGAFREAGSLTLLAVTLSRVSNGLGRLVAGWLSDRLGRPGSMLLFYGLAGVTLFLLRLGGAEPLAYVLLGGLFTFLWGPVFVLNPAAVGDDFGAEHAGANYGLLYTAKAAGGLFAGVGAAALAARTGGWQLDLDLAAAMALLAALLAAAAAGPPRPRAALGPLRPAGTRPAAARSGGTRGG, from the coding sequence ATGGGGCCGGAGGCGAGCGCGGGCTGGGAGGAGGCGCGCTGGCGCCAGGTGCTCCTGGCCATGGAGGCCATGCTGGCCGTCTCGCTCTACGAGTACACCTTCACCCTCTTCCAGCTTCCGCTTCAAAAGGCCACCGGCGCGCCGCTGGCCGCGGTCGACTTGGCCTACACCCTCTACGTGGTCGTCCAGGCGCTGGCGCAGATCCCCGCCGGGGCGGTCATGGACCGCTTCGGGCCGCGCCCCCTCATGCAGGCGGCCGCCCTCCTGGCCGGCGCCGGCTGGATCCTGGCCGGGCTGGCCCGCAGCCTGGTCCAGCTCTGGCTGGCCTACGGCCTGGGCAGCCTGGGGCCGGCCATCGTCTACGCCTCGGCCGTCAGCGTGGCGCTCAAGTGGTTCCCCGAGCCGCGCCTGCGCGGGCTGGTGGTCGGCCTCGAGGCGGGCGCCTTCGGCGCCGGCTCGGCGCTCTTCGTCCCGCCGGTGGCGGCGCTGGTCGGCGCCGGGCCCGCGGGCTGGCGCCAGGCCTTCCTCCTCTTCGGCGCCTTTCAGCTCGTGCTGCTGCTGCTCGTGGCGCGCCGTCTCCGCTACCCGCCGGCGGGCTGGAGGCCGGAGACGTGGGGGGAGGAGGGGGAGGAGGAGCGGCGCTCACGGAGGCCGCGGGAGGTGCTGGCGACGCGTCGCTTCTACTTCCTCTGGCTCAGCTTCGCGCTGATGGCGGGGGCGGGGCTGATGGTGACCGGAAACCTGGCGGCCATCGGGCGGAGCGGCGCCTTCCGCGAGGCGGGCAGCCTGACGCTCCTGGCCGTCACGCTCTCGCGGGTCAGCAACGGGCTCGGCCGGCTGGTGGCCGGCTGGCTCTCGGACCGGCTGGGGCGCCCGGGCAGCATGCTCCTCTTTTACGGCCTGGCCGGCGTCACGCTCTTTCTCCTCCGCCTGGGCGGGGCGGAGCCGCTGGCCTACGTGCTGCTGGGCGGCCTCTTCACCTTTCTCTGGGGGCCGGTCTTCGTCCTCAACCCGGCGGCGGTGGGCGACGACTTCGGTGCGGAGCACGCCGGCGCCAACTACGGCCTCCTCTACACCGCCAAGGCGGCGGGCGGCCTCTTCGCCGGCGTGGGGGCGGCGGCGCTGGCGGCGCGGACGGGAGGCTGGCAGCTGGACCTGGACCTGGCGGCGGCCATGGCGCTCCTGGCTGCCCTGCTGGCGGCCGCCGCGGCGGGACCGCCG